A window of the Streptomyces formicae genome harbors these coding sequences:
- a CDS encoding extracellular solute-binding protein, which produces MPRTARKARVTGVAVVLAALMLVLGACSGGPVRQAALDEKQTLTVWGMGEEGQRLGELADDFEREHPGITVEVTSVGWDVVHQKLISAAAAGTLPDMAQMGSTLMGEFIGLDLLEPVDTRQFRQGDYFPAAWDTNVQGGTVYGVPWYADVRVLYYRTDLTPRADAAAPPATWQDALDLARAYRREAGTHWGAAPQPGGTGAWQTWVPFLYSAGGELLTDRSEPALDTPQSVKALTAYARYFDEGLARRTYTPGYDVIKDFGTGRVPMFISGPWQVQNIETQLPKLRGRWRAAPLPAGETSTSYVGGSSLATFATSGHKAAAAAFTAFLTSPENQSKWYEMTKTLPANRNAWSRPALRQEPGLDVFSAQLSSARPIPPLFRWSEFADVIDEKLEKLARGPIRRRSPPRCSAPPKRYWADHGRHHLHHLHHLHHLHHLHHLVHLHHLVHLHRRAPRRGRRRARTGGERPAAQPPPAPYAAARGLAVLHAVPRAVRRLHGLPRPGDAPDELHRLRAAGRHRPARRRLRRPRQLHRALREREVPHGPAQHRLLRRRRRPADHRDGPRRRRPAGQRRRQDAHVPCCPCCPEVHRS; this is translated from the coding sequence TTGCCCCGCACGGCCAGGAAGGCGCGAGTGACGGGCGTCGCCGTCGTACTCGCCGCGCTGATGCTCGTACTCGGCGCGTGCTCCGGCGGTCCCGTCCGGCAGGCGGCGCTGGACGAGAAACAGACGCTCACCGTGTGGGGCATGGGGGAGGAGGGCCAGCGACTCGGCGAGCTGGCCGACGACTTCGAGCGGGAGCATCCCGGCATCACCGTCGAGGTGACCTCGGTCGGCTGGGACGTCGTCCACCAGAAGCTCATCTCGGCGGCGGCCGCCGGCACGCTCCCGGACATGGCGCAGATGGGCTCGACGCTCATGGGCGAGTTCATCGGCCTCGACCTGCTGGAACCGGTCGACACCCGGCAATTCCGGCAGGGTGACTACTTCCCGGCAGCCTGGGACACCAACGTGCAGGGCGGCACGGTCTACGGCGTGCCGTGGTACGCCGACGTCCGCGTCCTCTACTACCGCACCGACCTCACTCCGCGGGCCGACGCCGCCGCCCCGCCCGCGACCTGGCAGGACGCCCTCGACCTCGCCCGCGCCTACCGGCGCGAGGCGGGCACCCACTGGGGAGCGGCCCCGCAGCCGGGCGGCACCGGCGCCTGGCAGACCTGGGTGCCGTTCCTCTACTCGGCCGGCGGCGAGCTGCTCACCGACCGCAGCGAACCCGCCCTCGACACCCCGCAGTCGGTGAAGGCCCTCACCGCGTACGCGCGGTACTTCGACGAGGGCCTCGCCCGCAGGACGTACACGCCCGGCTACGACGTGATCAAGGACTTCGGCACCGGCCGCGTGCCGATGTTCATCTCCGGGCCCTGGCAGGTCCAGAACATCGAGACCCAGCTGCCGAAGCTGCGCGGCCGATGGCGCGCGGCACCGCTCCCCGCCGGCGAGACGTCCACCTCGTACGTGGGCGGCTCCAGCCTCGCGACCTTCGCCACCAGCGGCCACAAGGCGGCTGCCGCGGCCTTCACCGCGTTCCTCACCAGCCCCGAGAACCAGAGCAAGTGGTACGAGATGACCAAGACCCTCCCCGCCAACAGGAACGCGTGGTCCCGGCCGGCCCTGCGGCAAGAACCGGGCCTGGACGTCTTCTCTGCGCAGCTGTCCTCCGCCAGGCCCATCCCGCCGCTGTTCCGGTGGAGCGAGTTCGCCGACGTCATCGACGAGAAACTGGAGAAGCTGGCCCGGGGGCCGATCCGGAGACGGTCGCCGCCGAGATGCAGCGCTCCGCCGAAGCGGTACTGGGCTGATCATGGCCGTCACCACCTCCACCACCTCCACCACCTCCACCACCTCCACCACCTCCACCACCTCGTCCACCTCCACCACCTCGTCCACCTCCACCGACGGGCCCCCCGTCGCGGCCGCCGCCGAGCGCGGACCGGAGGGGAGCGCCCCGCGGCGCAGCCGCCGCCGGCCCCGTACGCAGCAGCTCGCGGGCTGGCTGTTCTCCATGCCGTTCCTCGTGCTGTTCGGCGTCTTCATGGCCTTCCCCGTCCTGGCGACGCTCCTGATGAGCTTCACCGACTTCGGGCTGCGGGACGTCACCGACCCGCTCGGCGCCGACTTCGTCGGCCTCGGCAACTACACCGAGCTCTTCGGGAGCGAGAAGTTCCGCACGGCCCTGCTCAACACCGGCTACTTCGTCGTCGTCGGCGTCCCGCTGACCATCGCGACGGGCCTCGCCGCCGCCGTCCTGCTGGGCAGCGGCGTCGACAGGATGCGCACGTTCCCTGTTGCCCCTGTTGCCCGGAGGTTCACCGATCATGA
- a CDS encoding sulfatase family protein, whose amino-acid sequence MTAPRRPNIILFMTDDHAPAAIGAYGSVINRTPAVDRLAAEGTVFENTFCTNAICSPARATLLTGTYSHVNGMTSLEGPAHKFDAGQPAFPRMLQEAGYQTAIVGKWHLGHGAGHDPQGFDHWEILPEHGVYHDPEFVSAEGTRKYPGYVTDIITDLALNWLDSRDPDKPFCLLVQHKAPHRPFEPAARHRHLYEDRDIPAPPTLHDDLAGRAPAAHEAQMSMEDLTDEDLKGVPVPPGLSPREEREWRYQRYIKDYLRVIAALDENVGRVLHHLDVSGLDASTAVAYTSDHGFFLGEHGWFDKRFMYEEGMRIPLVLRWPGVTGAGDRRGELVANIDYAPTLLDMAGLAPHPRMQGRSLLPLLSAGEHGEWRDAVYYRYYMHLDVCHNVQACYGIRTRTHKLIHYPGHGSGADGAEDAPRTPAWELFDLTEDPHELHNRYDDPRYADVVEELTLRLHELQRHFGDTPEGVLPPSATVTTPAS is encoded by the coding sequence ATGACCGCTCCCCGGCGGCCGAACATCATCCTTTTCATGACCGACGACCACGCACCGGCCGCCATCGGCGCCTACGGCAGCGTGATCAACAGGACCCCGGCGGTGGACCGCCTCGCCGCCGAGGGCACCGTCTTCGAGAACACCTTCTGCACCAACGCGATCTGCTCGCCCGCCCGGGCCACCCTGCTGACCGGCACGTACAGCCACGTCAACGGCATGACCTCGCTGGAGGGCCCGGCCCACAAGTTCGACGCGGGCCAGCCCGCGTTCCCCAGGATGCTCCAGGAGGCCGGCTACCAGACCGCCATCGTCGGCAAGTGGCACCTCGGCCACGGCGCGGGCCACGACCCGCAGGGCTTCGACCACTGGGAGATCCTTCCCGAGCACGGCGTCTACCACGACCCCGAGTTCGTCTCGGCCGAAGGCACGAGGAAGTACCCCGGCTACGTCACCGACATCATCACCGACCTCGCGCTGAACTGGCTCGACAGCCGCGACCCGGACAAGCCGTTCTGCCTGCTCGTCCAGCACAAGGCGCCGCACCGCCCCTTCGAGCCCGCCGCACGCCACCGGCACCTGTACGAGGACCGGGACATCCCCGCCCCGCCCACCCTCCACGACGACCTCGCCGGCCGCGCCCCCGCCGCGCACGAGGCGCAGATGAGCATGGAGGACCTGACCGACGAGGACCTCAAGGGCGTGCCCGTGCCGCCCGGGCTGTCACCGCGCGAGGAGCGCGAATGGCGCTACCAGCGGTACATCAAGGACTACCTGCGGGTCATCGCCGCCCTCGACGAGAACGTCGGCCGGGTGCTGCACCACCTGGACGTCAGCGGCCTGGACGCGTCGACCGCGGTCGCGTACACCTCCGACCACGGCTTCTTCCTCGGCGAACACGGATGGTTCGACAAGCGGTTCATGTACGAGGAGGGCATGCGCATCCCCCTGGTGCTCCGCTGGCCCGGCGTCACCGGCGCCGGCGACCGGCGCGGGGAACTGGTGGCGAACATCGACTACGCCCCCACGCTCCTCGACATGGCGGGACTCGCGCCGCATCCGCGGATGCAGGGCCGGTCGCTCCTGCCGCTGCTGAGCGCAGGGGAGCACGGTGAGTGGCGGGACGCCGTCTACTACCGCTACTACATGCATCTCGACGTCTGCCACAACGTCCAGGCCTGCTACGGCATCCGCACCCGGACGCACAAGCTGATCCACTACCCCGGCCACGGCTCCGGCGCCGACGGGGCCGAGGACGCACCGCGCACGCCCGCGTGGGAGCTGTTCGACCTGACCGAGGACCCGCACGAGCTGCACAACCGCTACGACGACCCGCGCTACGCGGACGTCGTCGAGGAACTCACGCTCCGGCTCCACGAGTTGCAGCGGCACTTCGGCGACACCCCGGAGGGCGTACTGCCGCCCTCGGCCACCGTGACCACTCCGGCCTCCTGA
- a CDS encoding alpha-amylase family glycosyl hydrolase encodes MTTTPELPGTRPEPPEARPALPGTRPELPGTRPATEWLADAVLYQIYPQSFADADGDGIGDFAGIEQRLDHLAWLGVNTVWLNPCFASPFADAGYDVSDYLTVAPRYGTNEDLARLADSARRRGIRVLLDLVAGHTSDRHPWFTASADDPSDHRYIWADAGKDPGDGFQPSPGTRPGWYKPNFFPSQPALNFGYARTHPEEPWRQPVDAEGPRANRRALREIMEHWLGLGLSGFRVDMAASLVKDDPGHAESARLWREMRDWLDTEHPRAALLSEWGDPAVSVPAGFHADFFLQFGAADDGLKLRSLWNNSTGTVSEQWAPLEPYFGADGAGSPGTFLDGWKAATTAISEAGHGGFVALPTANHDFSRLACGPRTAEQLPAAFAFQLTWPTLPAVYYGDEIGMRYVPGLPEHEGSVLGPRYNRAGSRTPMQWDSTANAGFSTAPPERLYLPVDPDPARPTVAAQRADPGSLLSLVRRLIALRKATPELGSAGGTQVLHAGYPFVYVRGGRYLVVVNPRREKAEFALPEGVGGGEPVEAEGVVVNAGLVTAAGFGYGILDLGHAGAAGAR; translated from the coding sequence ATGACGACAACCCCCGAGCTCCCCGGCACGCGTCCCGAGCCCCCCGAGGCGCGCCCTGCGCTTCCCGGCACGCGTCCTGAGCTCCCCGGCACGCGCCCGGCGACCGAGTGGCTGGCCGACGCCGTCCTCTACCAGATCTATCCGCAGAGCTTCGCCGACGCGGACGGCGACGGCATCGGCGACTTCGCCGGCATCGAGCAGCGGCTCGACCACCTGGCCTGGCTCGGCGTGAACACCGTATGGCTCAACCCCTGCTTCGCCTCGCCGTTCGCGGACGCGGGCTACGACGTGTCCGACTATCTCACCGTGGCCCCCCGCTACGGCACCAACGAGGACCTGGCCCGGCTCGCCGACAGCGCCCGGCGCCGCGGCATCCGCGTCCTGCTCGACCTCGTGGCGGGCCATACCTCCGACCGGCACCCCTGGTTCACGGCGTCCGCCGACGATCCGTCCGACCACCGCTACATCTGGGCCGATGCGGGAAAGGACCCGGGTGACGGCTTCCAGCCCTCGCCCGGCACCCGGCCCGGCTGGTACAAGCCGAACTTCTTCCCCAGCCAGCCCGCCCTCAACTTCGGCTACGCGCGCACGCATCCGGAGGAGCCCTGGCGCCAGCCCGTCGACGCCGAAGGGCCGCGCGCCAACCGCCGCGCCCTGCGCGAGATCATGGAGCACTGGCTCGGTCTGGGCCTTTCCGGATTCCGCGTCGACATGGCGGCCTCGCTCGTCAAGGACGACCCGGGACACGCCGAGTCGGCCCGCCTGTGGCGCGAGATGCGCGACTGGCTGGACACGGAGCATCCCCGCGCCGCGCTGCTCTCCGAGTGGGGCGACCCCGCCGTCTCCGTCCCGGCCGGCTTCCACGCCGACTTCTTCCTCCAGTTCGGCGCCGCCGACGACGGCCTCAAGCTGCGCTCGCTCTGGAACAACTCCACCGGCACCGTCAGCGAACAATGGGCTCCGCTGGAGCCCTACTTCGGCGCCGACGGCGCCGGCTCACCGGGGACCTTCCTCGACGGCTGGAAGGCCGCCACGACCGCCATATCCGAGGCGGGCCACGGCGGCTTCGTCGCCCTGCCCACCGCCAACCACGACTTCTCCCGGCTGGCCTGCGGCCCGCGCACCGCGGAGCAGCTCCCCGCGGCCTTCGCCTTCCAGCTCACCTGGCCGACCCTGCCGGCCGTGTACTACGGCGACGAGATCGGCATGCGCTACGTACCCGGCCTGCCGGAGCACGAGGGCAGCGTCCTCGGCCCCCGCTACAACCGGGCCGGCTCGCGCACCCCGATGCAGTGGGACTCCACCGCCAACGCGGGCTTCTCCACGGCCCCGCCCGAGCGCCTCTACCTCCCCGTCGACCCTGACCCCGCCCGCCCCACGGTCGCGGCGCAGCGCGCGGACCCCGGCTCCCTGCTCAGCCTCGTACGCCGCCTGATCGCGCTGCGCAAGGCGACTCCGGAGCTGGGCAGCGCGGGCGGGACACAGGTGCTGCACGCCGGATATCCCTTCGTGTACGTACGGGGCGGGCGGTATCTGGTGGTGGTCAACCCCCGCCGCGAGAAGGCGGAGTTCGCGCTTCCGGAAGGTGTCGGCGGGGGCGAGCCCGTCGAGGCCGAGGGCGTCGTCGTGAACGCCGGACTGGTGACCGCCGCAGGCTTCGGGTACGGCATCCTCGACCTGGGGCACGCCGGAGCGGCAGGGGCCCGATGA
- a CDS encoding formylglycine-generating enzyme family protein, producing MSTPEPGHPPCCAPERNAPASPAAASPAPALAAPAARARRADAAVEPHGGWRALPGGTFPMGSDDSPYPADREGPVREVTVDAFAIGATAVTNEEFAAFAEATGHRTDAERFGWSFVFGGLLPDDFPPTRAAAATPWWRQVHAADWRHPEGPGSGVQDRGDHPVVHVSYDDALAYCQWAGARLPAEAEWEYAARGGLEGRPYPWGEERDPGGEYRMNIFRGTFPSRNTAADGYRGTCPVDAFPPNAYGLFNTVGNVWEWCADLFAPGARVLKGGSHMCHESYCLRYRTSARMGNTPDSSSGNTGFRVVRGPAPADRGADTDGACREATG from the coding sequence ATGAGCACACCCGAGCCCGGCCACCCGCCCTGCTGCGCCCCGGAGCGGAACGCTCCGGCGTCCCCCGCGGCCGCGTCCCCCGCGCCCGCGCTCGCCGCGCCCGCCGCGCGGGCCCGGCGCGCCGACGCCGCCGTGGAACCGCACGGCGGCTGGCGCGCGTTGCCGGGCGGCACCTTCCCGATGGGCAGCGACGACTCCCCGTATCCGGCGGACCGCGAGGGTCCGGTCCGTGAGGTGACCGTCGACGCCTTCGCGATCGGCGCAACGGCCGTCACCAACGAGGAGTTCGCCGCCTTCGCCGAGGCCACCGGCCACCGCACGGACGCCGAGCGCTTCGGCTGGTCCTTCGTCTTCGGAGGCTTACTCCCCGACGACTTCCCACCCACCCGCGCCGCTGCCGCCACCCCCTGGTGGCGCCAGGTCCACGCCGCCGACTGGCGCCACCCGGAAGGCCCCGGCTCCGGTGTGCAGGACCGCGGGGACCACCCGGTGGTCCACGTCTCGTACGACGACGCCCTCGCCTACTGCCAGTGGGCGGGGGCACGGCTGCCGGCCGAGGCCGAGTGGGAGTACGCCGCGCGCGGCGGCCTGGAGGGCAGGCCGTACCCCTGGGGCGAGGAACGCGACCCCGGCGGCGAGTACCGCATGAACATCTTCCGCGGCACCTTCCCCAGCCGTAACACCGCAGCCGACGGCTACCGCGGCACCTGCCCCGTGGACGCCTTCCCGCCGAACGCGTACGGCCTCTTCAACACCGTGGGAAACGTCTGGGAATGGTGCGCGGACCTCTTCGCCCCCGGCGCGAGAGTGCTCAAGGGCGGCTCGCACATGTGCCACGAGTCGTACTGCCTCCGCTACCGCACCTCGGCCCGCATGGGCAACACACCCGACAGCTCCAGCGGCAACACGGGGTTCAGGGTGGTGCGGGGGCCTGCCCCGGCCGACCGCGGGGCGGACACCGACGGCGCCTGTCGGGAAGCGACTGGGTGA
- a CDS encoding penicillin-insensitive murein endopeptidase yields the protein MRQLGRIITLFAAVAGLLLGLGVPAQAFPQAAFPLTSNGSRGTDVVALQHLLTAHGRPVTADGVFGSGTRSAVVGFQQSKGLTADGIVGPATWEALAITVRQGDNGPAVQALQSLLNAKRGAGLGVDGAFGSATHAAVSTFQSHAGVGVDGVVGTTTWKNLLWHYENIGFGAGTMCAQSPDGNADAHWATAGAVGQLAAAAAGFASTGNGRLPVGDAGFEHGGDILGHASHEVGTDIDVWPIRTDSAQCTAGRITWQSSAYDRAATRLLVQEIRAKAPGHVELIFFNDPQLISEGLTTSYPNHDNHLHIRYR from the coding sequence ATGAGACAACTCGGGCGCATCATCACGCTGTTCGCCGCGGTGGCGGGTCTGCTCCTCGGACTGGGCGTCCCCGCGCAGGCGTTCCCCCAGGCCGCGTTCCCTCTGACGAGCAACGGCAGCCGGGGCACCGACGTCGTCGCGCTGCAGCACCTGCTGACCGCGCACGGCCGCCCGGTGACCGCGGACGGCGTCTTCGGCTCCGGCACGCGCAGCGCCGTGGTGGGCTTCCAGCAGTCCAAGGGCCTGACCGCGGACGGCATCGTCGGGCCCGCCACCTGGGAAGCGCTCGCCATCACCGTACGGCAGGGCGACAACGGGCCCGCGGTGCAGGCCCTCCAGTCACTGCTCAACGCCAAGCGGGGCGCCGGCCTCGGGGTCGACGGCGCCTTCGGGTCCGCCACCCATGCCGCCGTGAGCACCTTCCAGTCCCATGCGGGTGTCGGCGTGGACGGCGTCGTCGGAACGACCACGTGGAAGAACCTGCTGTGGCACTACGAGAACATCGGTTTCGGCGCCGGCACGATGTGCGCACAGAGCCCCGACGGCAACGCCGACGCCCACTGGGCGACAGCGGGCGCCGTCGGCCAGCTGGCGGCCGCCGCCGCCGGCTTCGCCTCCACCGGGAACGGCAGACTGCCGGTCGGCGACGCGGGCTTCGAACACGGCGGGGACATACTCGGCCACGCCAGCCACGAAGTCGGGACGGACATCGACGTGTGGCCGATCCGCACCGACTCGGCGCAGTGCACCGCCGGGCGCATCACCTGGCAGTCGTCGGCATACGACCGCGCGGCCACCCGCCTGCTCGTGCAGGAGATCCGGGCGAAGGCCCCCGGCCATGTCGAGCTGATCTTCTTCAACGATCCGCAGCTGATCTCGGAGGGACTGACCACGAGCTACCCGAACCACGACAACCATCTGCACATCCGCTACCGGTAG
- a CDS encoding MFS transporter: MPRNSTRLTFVVLATGAGVFSMLQSLVAPALPTVQHAMHTSQSTATWVMTAYLLSASVFTPILGRVGDLIGKKRTLVAVLVALTLGCLLAALAPTIGVLIVARVVQGIGGALFPLSFGIIRDEFAAADVGSRISNLSAVIAAGGGVGIVAAGPIVSALDYRWLFWLPVGVVAVTALIALRYVPESPGRAEGRINWLGAVLLSGWLVALLLPLSQATGWGWGSTRVVGLLAVAVVLFIAWLAAESRSGHPLIDLRIMRLPAVWTTNTAGLLFGAGMYAVWSFLPAFVQTPRSAGYGFGASVTVAGLLMLPMLIAMFCSGVLSGRLEPVVGARNLLTTGAVLGAVACGLLAAWHDEQWQVALAAGIFGLGIGLAFASMANLIVRSVPAEQTGAATGMNANIRTIGGSLGAAVTTALVTGHVQPSGVPHVSGYTHAFGLLAVLCLGAALAALLVPVRRAERTSLVARGSDEVSRAEPRTGAAGIRG; the protein is encoded by the coding sequence ATGCCCCGCAACTCCACCCGCCTCACCTTCGTGGTCCTCGCGACCGGTGCGGGCGTGTTCTCCATGCTCCAGTCGCTGGTCGCGCCGGCCCTGCCCACCGTTCAGCACGCCATGCACACGTCCCAGTCGACCGCGACCTGGGTGATGACCGCCTACCTGCTGTCCGCCTCGGTCTTCACACCGATCCTCGGCCGGGTCGGCGACCTGATCGGCAAGAAGCGCACCCTCGTCGCCGTGCTCGTGGCCCTCACGCTCGGCTGCCTGCTCGCCGCACTCGCGCCGACCATCGGCGTCCTGATCGTCGCCCGGGTCGTCCAGGGCATCGGGGGCGCTCTGTTCCCCCTGTCCTTCGGGATCATCCGGGACGAGTTCGCCGCGGCCGATGTGGGCTCCAGGATCAGCAACCTCTCGGCCGTGATCGCCGCCGGAGGCGGCGTCGGCATCGTCGCGGCCGGTCCCATCGTGTCGGCGCTCGACTACCGGTGGCTGTTCTGGCTCCCGGTCGGCGTCGTCGCCGTCACCGCGCTCATCGCGCTGCGCTACGTCCCCGAGTCGCCCGGCCGCGCCGAGGGACGCATCAACTGGCTCGGCGCCGTGCTGCTGTCCGGATGGCTGGTCGCCCTGCTGCTCCCGCTCAGCCAGGCGACCGGCTGGGGCTGGGGGTCGACGCGGGTGGTCGGCCTGCTCGCCGTCGCCGTGGTGCTCTTCATCGCGTGGCTGGCCGCCGAGTCGCGCTCCGGCCACCCGCTGATCGACCTGCGGATCATGCGCCTGCCCGCGGTGTGGACCACGAACACCGCCGGGCTCCTCTTCGGCGCGGGCATGTACGCGGTCTGGTCCTTCCTCCCCGCCTTCGTACAGACCCCTCGCTCCGCGGGGTACGGATTCGGCGCGAGCGTCACCGTGGCCGGACTGCTGATGCTGCCGATGCTGATCGCGATGTTCTGCTCGGGTGTGCTGAGCGGTCGGCTGGAGCCCGTGGTGGGAGCCAGGAACCTGCTCACCACCGGCGCCGTGCTCGGCGCCGTCGCCTGCGGCCTGCTGGCGGCCTGGCACGACGAGCAGTGGCAGGTGGCCCTCGCCGCCGGGATCTTCGGCCTCGGCATCGGCCTGGCCTTCGCCTCGATGGCCAATCTGATCGTGCGCAGCGTGCCGGCCGAGCAGACCGGCGCCGCGACCGGTATGAACGCGAACATCCGGACCATCGGCGGGTCGCTCGGCGCCGCGGTCACCACCGCACTGGTGACCGGCCATGTGCAGCCGTCGGGCGTCCCTCATGTCTCCGGCTACACCCACGCTTTCGGGCTGCTGGCCGTGCTCTGCCTCGGCGCGGCGCTGGCCGCCCTCCTCGTGCCGGTCCGGCGTGCCGAGCGTACGTCCTTGGTGGCCCGCGGCTCTGACGAGGTGTCACGCGCGGAGCCCCGGACCGGCGCGGCCGGCATCCGCGGCTGA
- a CDS encoding TetR/AcrR family transcriptional regulator, with translation MAAQPFPISEIVASRRPHRRDAARNYDALLAAAREAFAEKGADVSLEDIARRAGVGIGTLYRNFPTRRNLFESVYADEVNALCQVALDVAELEPWEALTSWLRRFVDYTVTKRAIREALSNESDIFLTCRESMFQAGGPLLERAQEAGEARADMSFDDLLRMVAGITATTFLDDAQRDRVLAVALDGVRAGR, from the coding sequence ATGGCAGCTCAGCCGTTCCCCATCAGCGAGATCGTCGCCTCCCGGCGCCCGCACCGCAGGGACGCCGCACGCAACTACGACGCCCTCCTGGCCGCCGCGCGCGAAGCCTTCGCGGAGAAGGGCGCGGACGTGTCTCTGGAGGACATCGCCCGTCGCGCGGGCGTCGGCATCGGCACGCTGTACCGGAACTTCCCCACCCGCCGGAACCTCTTCGAGAGCGTCTACGCGGACGAGGTGAACGCCCTGTGCCAGGTGGCGCTGGACGTCGCCGAGCTGGAGCCGTGGGAGGCGCTGACCTCATGGCTGCGCCGGTTCGTGGACTACACCGTGACCAAGCGGGCCATCCGCGAGGCGCTGAGCAACGAGTCGGACATCTTCCTGACCTGCCGGGAGTCGATGTTCCAGGCCGGCGGCCCGCTGCTGGAGCGGGCCCAGGAAGCCGGCGAGGCACGCGCGGACATGAGCTTCGACGACCTGCTGCGGATGGTCGCCGGGATCACCGCGACCACCTTCCTCGACGACGCCCAGCGCGACCGGGTCCTGGCGGTCGCCCTGGACGGGGTACGCGCGGGCCGCTGA
- a CDS encoding N-formylglutamate amidohydrolase translates to MGDESTSFQLLPGASDSPVILHVPHSSRVVPADVRRGILLDDTALERELDHITDAHTTELAAAAAEAAPVAPWRFVNTLSRLVVDPERFPDGREEMEAVGMGAVYTRTTHREQLRPVDTDPRPLLGRYFHPYAEAMRAAVADRLYAAGRAVVVDVHSYPTRPLPYELHGEGPRPPVCLGTDPFHTPPGLLARAQEVFRGFGGTGLDSPFAGTYVPLEFYGKDPRVSALMIEIRRDVYMEEPGGAAGPGLTALARALAELVGAA, encoded by the coding sequence ATGGGCGACGAGTCCACTTCCTTCCAGCTCCTGCCCGGCGCCTCCGACTCGCCGGTGATCCTCCATGTGCCGCACTCGTCGCGGGTCGTACCGGCGGACGTCCGCCGCGGCATCCTCCTGGACGACACCGCGCTGGAGCGCGAGCTCGACCACATCACCGACGCCCACACGACGGAGCTCGCCGCTGCCGCAGCCGAGGCCGCGCCGGTCGCACCCTGGCGGTTCGTCAACACGCTCTCCCGCCTGGTGGTCGACCCCGAGCGCTTCCCCGACGGACGTGAGGAGATGGAAGCGGTCGGCATGGGCGCGGTCTACACCCGGACCACGCACCGCGAGCAGCTCCGGCCCGTGGACACGGACCCCCGGCCGCTGCTCGGGCGGTACTTCCACCCGTACGCGGAGGCGATGAGGGCCGCGGTCGCCGACCGCCTGTATGCGGCCGGACGCGCGGTCGTCGTCGACGTGCACTCGTACCCGACGCGGCCCCTCCCGTACGAGCTCCACGGCGAGGGGCCACGGCCGCCCGTCTGTCTCGGCACCGACCCCTTCCACACGCCGCCCGGCCTGCTCGCCCGTGCGCAGGAGGTCTTCCGCGGCTTCGGTGGCACGGGGCTGGACAGTCCTTTCGCGGGGACGTACGTGCCGCTGGAGTTCTACGGCAAGGACCCGCGGGTCAGCGCGCTGATGATCGAGATCCGTCGCGACGTGTACATGGAGGAGCCGGGCGGCGCGGCGGGCCCGGGCCTGACGGCGCTCGCCCGGGCGCTGGCCGAGTTGGTCGGCGCCGCGTGA
- a CDS encoding CPBP family intramembrane glutamic endopeptidase, producing MPMLLLAVGVLAAVNVLVNRLGPQLYVPVCVAAAAALLLIARRSGITWDELGLGRASVPRGLRWGLVLTGAVLLVYLTALAVPFTREAFHDERAAELSAGELVYRALVRVPFGTVLLEEVAFRGVLWAMMRRRWGTGWATTASSALFGLWHIQPSRGLTGSNAAAEAVFGTGRTGVALSVAAAVVGTGLAGAVFCELRRRSGSLIPPVALHCALNSAGYALAWAASRWWVR from the coding sequence ATGCCGATGCTCCTCCTGGCCGTCGGAGTGCTCGCGGCCGTGAACGTCCTCGTCAACCGGCTCGGGCCGCAGCTGTACGTACCCGTGTGCGTCGCCGCGGCGGCAGCGCTCCTGCTGATCGCCCGGCGGTCCGGGATCACCTGGGACGAGCTCGGGCTCGGCCGTGCGTCCGTCCCGCGCGGACTGCGCTGGGGGCTCGTCCTGACAGGTGCCGTGCTCCTCGTCTACCTCACCGCGCTGGCCGTGCCGTTCACCCGCGAGGCGTTCCACGACGAGCGTGCCGCGGAGCTGTCGGCCGGGGAGCTGGTGTACCGCGCGCTGGTGCGCGTCCCCTTCGGGACCGTGCTGCTGGAGGAGGTCGCGTTCCGGGGGGTGCTGTGGGCCATGATGCGGCGGCGCTGGGGCACCGGCTGGGCCACCACCGCCTCCTCGGCGCTGTTCGGGCTCTGGCACATCCAGCCGTCCCGCGGACTGACCGGCTCGAACGCGGCGGCCGAGGCGGTCTTCGGCACCGGCCGCACCGGCGTCGCCCTCTCGGTGGCCGCGGCGGTGGTCGGCACCGGGCTCGCCGGTGCCGTCTTCTGCGAACTGCGCCGCCGCTCCGGGAGCCTGATCCCGCCGGTGGCGCTGCACTGCGCGCTCAACAGCGCGGGGTACGCGCTCGCGTGGGCGGCCTCCCGCTGGTGGGTACGTTGA